The window CCTCGCGGGCGACGCTGCAGGTGGCATAGACGATCCTGCCACCGGGCTTCGCCAGGGCGGCGTAACGGGCGAGCAGATCGCGCTGGATCCCCGCGAACCGGTGCACCGAACCCTCGTCGAGGCGGAACCGGGCGTCGGGGTTGCGCCGCAGGACGCCGAGTCCGCTGCAGGGGGCGTCGATCAGCACCGCGTCGGCGCTGCCGCCGAGGCGCTCGGCGAGCGCCGGCTGCAGCGCCGCCGCCTCCACCACGTGGGCCTCCCAATTGTGGACGCCTGCACGCCGGGCCCTGGGCGCGAGCTTCTCCAGCCGCTGCGGCTCGGTGTCGAGGGCCACCAGCCTGCCTCGGTTCTTCATCGTCGCGGCGAGGGCGAGGCTCTTGCCGCCGGCGCCGGCGCAGGCATCCACCACGGTCCAGCCCGGGTGCGGATCGAGGAGCTGCGCGAGGAGCTGCGAGCCCTCGTCCTGGATCTCGAAGAGCCCCTCCCGGAATGCCTGGAGCTGGAAGAGGTTCTGCCGGGAATCGACCACCACGCCGTCCGGCGAGAAGCGGGTGGGGCGTGCCACCACGCCCTCGGCGGCGAGGGCAGCCAGGAGCCCCTCGCGATCGGTCTTGAGCCGGTTGACCCGCAGGGTGAGCGGCGCCCGCTCGTTCATCGAACGGGCGAGGGCGAACGCCCCCGCCTCGCCGAGCTCGTCGACGAAGAGCTTCGCCATCCAGGGCGGCAGCGCCGCCTCCACCGCGAGGCGGTGCACCGGATCGGCGGCGAGCGTCTCGAGGTGGGGCGCGGGGTTGGCGCAGGCGAGGAGCCCGGGTAGCAGCACCGGCGAGAGGCCGCCCTCCGCCAGCGCGCGCTCCGGCGGGATCCGGCGCTCGAGCACCCGCCACGCCTCGTAGTAGAGGGCCTGCCGGGCCGAGCGCCCCAGGGTGCCGAGGAGCTCCGGGCCCAGGCCGCGCTCGAGCAGGAAGTCGAGACGACCCTCGGCGCGGAGCATGCCGTAGACCGACTCGGCGACGGCGCGGCGCTCCTGCGCGTAGAGGCGCCGCTCCCGGCGGAGGAGGAAATCGAGGGCCCGATCGGCCACGCGCCCCTCGTTGCGGATTGCGGCGTAGGCCTCGAGGGCCAGGGCGCGGACCAGGTCCTCGCGCAGCGGCCGGGTGCGCTCGGAAGCTGCCGTGGCGGCGCCGGCGGGGGCTGTCCTGTTCCGGGCTTTTTTGGCGCCCGCAGCGCTCCTGCTTGCCTTGACACCCCTCTTAGCGCCCATTAGAAAACCCGCCTTCCCTGCGCCGAAGCGCCGCGACAACCTAAGGGCAGACGCGCGGGGATGGGCGATTTTTTTGCGTGCTTCGAGCCGAAACGTTTCGGGGCGAGCCGCATCCGGTCGCGAACGGACGGGCTCTCGGATCGAAAGCGCCACGGACGATTCACACCCACGGAGGATGAAATGATTCAGGTCCTGCAGAAGGCTCCGGACTTTTCCGCAACTGCCGTCGTCGGCAACGGTGACTTCACCAAGGTCTCGCTCAGCGACTACCGCGGCAAGTGGGTGGTCCTCTTCTTCTACCCCCTCGACTTCACCTTCGTCTGCCCGACGGAGATCCAGGAGTTCTCGAAGCGCCAAGAGGAGTTCAAGAACCTCAACGCGGTGGTTCTCGGCGCCTCGGTGGACAGCGAGCACTCGCACAAGGCCTGGATCAACAACGGCCTCGGCCAGCTCAACTACCCGCTGATCTCGGACTTCTCCAAGGAGATCTCCCGGAAGTACGGCGCCCTCCTCGAGGACAAGGGCTTCTCGACCCGCGCCACCTTCCTCATCGACCCCGAGGGCACGATCCACTACGCCTCGTACAACAGCCCCAACGTCGGTCGCTCGGTCGCCGAGGTGATCCGCACCCTCCAGGCCGCCCAGACCGGCGAGCGTTGCCCGGCGGAGTGGAAGCCCGGCATGAAGACCGTCTGATCGGCCTGCCGATCGCTGGATGAAAGGGCGGCACGGCTTCTCGGCCCTGCCGCCCTTCGTTTGTACGAAACGACGAGGAGCACGCGCATGGCCCTGCAGCCCGGCACCAAGGCACCTTCCTTCCGCCTTCCCTCCACCGAGGGCAAGGAGATCGCTCTCGAGGATCTCCGCGGCCGCAAGGTGGTTCTCTATTTCTACCCGAAGGACTCGACCCCCGGCTGCACCCAGGAGTCGTGCGATTTCCGCGATCGCGACGCCGAGCTGCAGAAGGCCGGCGCCGTCGTCCTCGGGGCCTCGAAGGACTCCCTCGCCTCCCACGAGAAGTTCCGCGCGAAATACGAGCTCCCCTTCCCGCTGCTCACCGACAAGGAGAGCGCGGTGGCCACGGCCTACGGCGCCTTCGGCGAGAAGACGATGTACGGGAAGAAGGTGATGGGGACGATCCGCTCGACCTTCCTCATCGACGAGAAGGGTGTGATCGAGAGGACCTGGTCGCCGGTGAAGGTGGCGGGTCACGCGGACGAGGTGCTCGCAGCGGTGCGGGGCGAGGAGCCCCCTGCCAGGGCGGCGGGCAAACGCTGATTCCGGGCCGGAACAGGGAGCGGATTGCGGCTGTTCGGGTGGGTACGCGGCCGGCGTACCTCACGTTGCGTCACCCGAGTGGAAATCCGCCGGCTACACGGCTATACACCCCGCCACGCAACGAGCAGGGCTCGAGCAAGGAGAAATCCATGGACACCCAGACCCAGAGCGCCCCCACGCCGGTTGCCGGCTTCGAGTTCACGCCCGAGACGCCCGTGGCCCTCACTGACCGCGCGGTCGGCAAGGTGCGCGAGGCGATCGAGCAGCAGAAGCTGGACGGCCATTGCCTGCGCGTCGCCGTGGTCGGCGGTGGTTGCTCCGGCTTCAACTACGACCTCGACCTGGTCCGCGAGGCCAAGCCCGAAGACCTGACCTACGACCTGGGCGGCATCAAGGTGGCGGTCGACAAGATGAGCGCGCGCTTCCTCGACGGCACCGTGATCGACTTCGTCGAGTCGCTGCAGGGCGCGGGCTTCAAGTTCAGCAACCCCAAGGCCAAGTCGACCTGCGGTTGCGGTTCGTCCTTCTCGGCCTGAGCCCGGCGCCATTTTCGAGGACCCCGATGGCCAGCGCCGCGGGGTCCTCGACCGTGATCCCGTAGACCTGCTCAGCGCACCCGTCGGGCGAGCCAGGCGTCGATCGCGCGGGCGATCGCCTCGGGGGCGTCCTCCGGCGCATGGTGGCCCGCGGCGCCCAGGTGGACCACGTCGAGCGCCGGGACCGTCGTTCGCGCCCACTCGACCACGTCCGGCGCGTTGCTCAGCCGCCCGCCGTCGAAGGTGAGCAAGAGCTTCGGAATCGCTGGCGATCCCGCGAGCCAGGCCGCGTTGCGATCCAGAACAGCGACCACGTCGGCGGGCTCCCCGTCGATCGGGAGCTCGCGCGTCCACTGCAGTAGGGGGCGCCGCGAGGGCGGATCGGGATACGGGGCGTAGTACCGCTCGCGATCGGATTCGGCGAGGTGCGTCTGCACGCCGTGTTGGAGCGACGGGGCGAGGAAGCCGTTCTGCTCCAGCACGAGCACCTCGCCGACCCCCGGGGTGCGTAGCGCGCGGAAGAGCTCGGCGCCCTTCGGCGGGTATTCGCTCCAGCGTAGCGGCCGCAGGAACGTCTCGAAGAAGACCACGCCCCTCACCCGGTCGGGATTGCGTGCTGCCCAATCGAGCGCCAGCACCGCGCCCCAGTCGTAGCCGACCAGAATCACGTCGCGTAGATCGTGAGCCGCGAACCAGGCGTCGAGATAGCGTGCGTGATCCTGGAAGCGGTAGGCGCTCTCGGGCTTGCCCGACTCGCCCATCCCGACGAGGTCGGGGGCGAGGAGGCGCGCCGGCGTCTCGATCGTCGGGATCACCTTCCGCCAAACGTGAGAGGACACTGGGTTTCCGTGCAGGAACACGATCGGCGCGCCTGCACGGTACTCGCGATGGACGAGGAAGGTGTCGAGGACTTCCGTCCTGTGGATGGAAACTTCGTTCTGCACACTGGACACGGGGGCACCCGGGGTTGGGAGGGTAGGGTTGTGGCAGGCGAGCAGCAGAGCCGCCGCCGACCAGATGTCGGTCACTTTCATGAGCCGGACTCTGCCGCCGCGCGTTCCAGCGTAGAAGTGATCTTCCGTGAGGGGTAAGATCACGGTTGGTGAGCTTAGCGTCTCTCGATCTCAACCGCCTGCTGGTGCTCCATACCGTCCTCGAGGAACGGAGCGTGGCCCGTGCTGCGCAGAGGCTCCACGTCACGCCCTCGGCGGTAAGCAACGCCCTCGCCCGCCTGCGCAGCGAGCTCTCCGATCCGCTGGTCACGCGCAAGGGACGCAGCATCGTCCCCTCGCCGAGAGCGCAGGAGCTCGCGCCGGTGCTCGCCAGCGTCGTGCGTGATCTGGAGCGCGCGCTCCTCGATGCGCCTTTCGATCCCGCCTCCTGCGGTCGCACTTTTACGCTCGCGGTGGCGGACGCGGGGCAGCTCGCCTTGGCGCCGGCGATCGCGGGCGCGCTCGTGCGGGAGATGCCGGCGGCAAGGCTCCGCGTGGTGGGGATCGATTCCCTCGTGTCGCTGGGGGATCTCGCCTCCGCCGAGGTTGACCTGCATCTCGGCATGCGGGCGCGTGGCCCGGGGATCCACGCAGAGGGGCTCCTCGAGGAGCACCTGGTCCTCGTCGCCCGCAGAGCGCATCCCGCGATCGGCAGGCGCCTGTCGATGCGCGCGCTCGGCGAGCTCCGGCACGTGCGGGTGGAACTGGCACCCGGGCGGAACTTCCGCGACACCGTCGCCGCGGCCTACGAAAGGGAGGGCATCCCGCGTGAGGTGGTGGTCACGGTCCCCTCCTTCGCGGCCGCGGCGGAGGTGGTTGCCGTGAGCGACCTGGTGGCGACGCTCCCGGCGTCGATGCTCGCGAAGCACGCCCGCCGCCTCGACCTCCGGCTGGCGGCCGGACCCGCGCCCGTCATCGCGGCGCAGATGACGATGTGCTGGCACGAGCGCACACACCTCGACCCGGCAGCTGCCGCGTTCCGTGCCCTCGTGCGTCGCGTGGTCGCGGCCGAGAGTCCGCACGGCGCTGTGGGTCGGCGGCGTTCCGGCGCGCCCTCGAGGTAGCGCCCCACCTCCGCCACGCGGTACGCTCGCGGCTCGAAGGCCGCTTCCTCGCGGGGGCGGCTTTCCTTCGTTTCGCGCCCCGAAGCGCCCGCCGAAGGGCGCCTGGATGCGAGCACCAGCAGGAGCAGCGATTGAACGATCTCGTCGTCGCCCACGTGACCGTGGGGCCCTTCCGCCAGAACTCCTACATCCTCGGCGATCCGGAGACGAAGGAGGCGGTGCTCGTCGATCCGGGGGACGAGCCCGAGGCGATCGAGGCCCTCGTCGCCCGGCACGGTCTCACGCCGAAATACATCCTCAACACCCACGCCCACCTGGATCACGTGGGGGCGGTCTTCCACTTCCAGCAGAAGCTCGGGCTGCCCTTCTACCTGCACCCCGGGGATCGCGAGTGGCTCGAGGGGCTGCCCCTGCAGGCGCGGATGTTCGGGGTGGCGGCCTCGCCGGTGCCGAAGGTCGACCGCTGGATCGCGCACGGCGAGAGCTATCCGCTGGGCAAGCGGCGGATCGAGGTGATCCACACGCCGGGGCACACGCCCGGCGGCTGCTGCCTCTTCCTCCGGGACGACAGGATCCTGCTCACCGGCGACACGCTCTTTGCCGGGAGCGTGGGGCGCACCGACTTCCCCGGCGGCTCGTGGGAGCAGCTCGAGGCGTCGATCAAGGGCAGGCTCTTTCCCCTCGGCGACGACGTCACCTTCTGGTCCGGCCACGGCCTCGCCTCCACCCTGGGCGAGGAGAGGGCGAGCAATCCCTACGTGGGCGAGGGCGGCAGGCGCGGGGCGCTCGGCAAGAAGTTCGTCTGACGCACGTTCCGCCCGCCGGGCCCGCCTGCAGCCGAGCGGGCAGGGCGCGGCGCCATTTCTGGTAGGGTGCGCCGGCGCCCGGCGGCCCTTCGGTCCGGGCAGGAGTCGAGACCTTGCGCGCAGCACCCACCTTCCTCCTCGTCGCCGGCGAAGCCTCCGGCGATCAGATCGGCGCCCGCCTGATCGCGGAGCTCGCCAGCCGGATCCCCGGCGCCCGCTTCGTCGGGATGGGCGGCCCGAAGATGCGGGCCGCCGGGCTCGAGCCCCTCTACGACGCCTCCGAGGTGAACGTGATGGGCTTCGTCGAGGTGCTGCCCAAGGTGCGGCGCATCCTCGAGGTCCTCGGCGGCATCGCCGGCTGGGCGGTGGAGAACCGCCCCGCTGCGGCGATCCTCATCGACATCCCCGACTTCAACCTCCGCCTCGCCGACAAACTCCGGGAGCGCGGGATCCCCGTGGCCTACTACGTCGCGCCGATGGCCTGGGCGTGGCGCGAGGGGCGCACCCGCACGCTGCGGCAGCGGGTGGACAAGCTCCTCTGCATCTACCCCTTCGAGGAGCCGTGGTTCCGCAACCGGGCGGTTCCCGCCACCTTCGTCGGCAACCCGCTCCTCGAGGATCCCATCCTGGCCGGCGCGCCCGATCGCGCCGCGTGCAGGGCGCAGCTCGGCCTCGGGGCGGGCGAGCAGGTGGTGGCGCTCCTGCCCGGATCGCGGCACGGGGAGATCGACCGGGTGCTGCCCACGCTCCTCGACGCCGCCGATCGCCTCGCGCTCGCGCGGCCCGCCCTGCGCTTCGTGCTGCCGGTGGCGCCTTCCCTCGAGCGCAGCTTCGTCGAGGGGCACCTCGCCGGCCACCGGGCGCGGATCGAGCTCTGCGATTCCTCCATCGTGGCGGTGGGCGCAGCCGACGCCGCGGCGGTCTGCTCCGGCACCGCGACCCTGGAGACCGCGCTCCTCGGCACGCCGATGGTGGTGGTCTACCGCACCACCGCCAGCTCGTGGTTCCTGGTCAATTGGCTGGTCGACCTCGACCACGCTTCGATCGTCAACATCCTCGCCGGGAGGGAGGTGGTCCCGGAGTTCCTCCAGGACGCCTTCACCGCCGAGGCCCTCGAAGCGCAGCTCCTCCGCCTCCTCGACGATCCCGCTGCACAGGCGGCGATGCGCGCGGACTTCGCCGCCCTGCGGAGCGAACTCGGCGGCGGCGGCGCCAGCGTCCGTGCCGCCGACGAGGTGATCGAGCTGGCGAGGCCGCACTT of the Vulgatibacter sp. genome contains:
- a CDS encoding peroxiredoxin — protein: MIQVLQKAPDFSATAVVGNGDFTKVSLSDYRGKWVVLFFYPLDFTFVCPTEIQEFSKRQEEFKNLNAVVLGASVDSEHSHKAWINNGLGQLNYPLISDFSKEISRKYGALLEDKGFSTRATFLIDPEGTIHYASYNSPNVGRSVAEVIRTLQAAQTGERCPAEWKPGMKTV
- a CDS encoding HesB/IscA family protein, whose product is MDTQTQSAPTPVAGFEFTPETPVALTDRAVGKVREAIEQQKLDGHCLRVAVVGGGCSGFNYDLDLVREAKPEDLTYDLGGIKVAVDKMSARFLDGTVIDFVESLQGAGFKFSNPKAKSTCGCGSSFSA
- a CDS encoding LysR family transcriptional regulator; translated protein: MSLASLDLNRLLVLHTVLEERSVARAAQRLHVTPSAVSNALARLRSELSDPLVTRKGRSIVPSPRAQELAPVLASVVRDLERALLDAPFDPASCGRTFTLAVADAGQLALAPAIAGALVREMPAARLRVVGIDSLVSLGDLASAEVDLHLGMRARGPGIHAEGLLEEHLVLVARRAHPAIGRRLSMRALGELRHVRVELAPGRNFRDTVAAAYEREGIPREVVVTVPSFAAAAEVVAVSDLVATLPASMLAKHARRLDLRLAAGPAPVIAAQMTMCWHERTHLDPAAAAFRALVRRVVAAESPHGAVGRRRSGAPSR
- the bcp gene encoding thioredoxin-dependent thiol peroxidase is translated as MALQPGTKAPSFRLPSTEGKEIALEDLRGRKVVLYFYPKDSTPGCTQESCDFRDRDAELQKAGAVVLGASKDSLASHEKFRAKYELPFPLLTDKESAVATAYGAFGEKTMYGKKVMGTIRSTFLIDEKGVIERTWSPVKVAGHADEVLAAVRGEEPPARAAGKR
- the lpxB gene encoding lipid-A-disaccharide synthase; amino-acid sequence: MRAAPTFLLVAGEASGDQIGARLIAELASRIPGARFVGMGGPKMRAAGLEPLYDASEVNVMGFVEVLPKVRRILEVLGGIAGWAVENRPAAAILIDIPDFNLRLADKLRERGIPVAYYVAPMAWAWREGRTRTLRQRVDKLLCIYPFEEPWFRNRAVPATFVGNPLLEDPILAGAPDRAACRAQLGLGAGEQVVALLPGSRHGEIDRVLPTLLDAADRLALARPALRFVLPVAPSLERSFVEGHLAGHRARIELCDSSIVAVGAADAAAVCSGTATLETALLGTPMVVVYRTTASSWFLVNWLVDLDHASIVNILAGREVVPEFLQDAFTAEALEAQLLRLLDDPAAQAAMRADFAALRSELGGGGASVRAADEVIELARPHLLRAAAEV
- a CDS encoding haloalkane dehalogenase encodes the protein MKVTDIWSAAALLLACHNPTLPTPGAPVSSVQNEVSIHRTEVLDTFLVHREYRAGAPIVFLHGNPVSSHVWRKVIPTIETPARLLAPDLVGMGESGKPESAYRFQDHARYLDAWFAAHDLRDVILVGYDWGAVLALDWAARNPDRVRGVVFFETFLRPLRWSEYPPKGAELFRALRTPGVGEVLVLEQNGFLAPSLQHGVQTHLAESDRERYYAPYPDPPSRRPLLQWTRELPIDGEPADVVAVLDRNAAWLAGSPAIPKLLLTFDGGRLSNAPDVVEWARTTVPALDVVHLGAAGHHAPEDAPEAIARAIDAWLARRVR
- a CDS encoding RsmB/NOP family class I SAM-dependent RNA methyltransferase: MADRALDFLLRRERRLYAQERRAVAESVYGMLRAEGRLDFLLERGLGPELLGTLGRSARQALYYEAWRVLERRIPPERALAEGGLSPVLLPGLLACANPAPHLETLAADPVHRLAVEAALPPWMAKLFVDELGEAGAFALARSMNERAPLTLRVNRLKTDREGLLAALAAEGVVARPTRFSPDGVVVDSRQNLFQLQAFREGLFEIQDEGSQLLAQLLDPHPGWTVVDACAGAGGKSLALAATMKNRGRLVALDTEPQRLEKLAPRARRAGVHNWEAHVVEAAALQPALAERLGGSADAVLIDAPCSGLGVLRRNPDARFRLDEGSVHRFAGIQRDLLARYAALAKPGGRIVYATCSVAREEDQEVVEAILATHPELELVPPSETLGAELAERLGATRYLRLLPHEHGTDGFFAALLRRKASA
- a CDS encoding MBL fold metallo-hydrolase — translated: MNDLVVAHVTVGPFRQNSYILGDPETKEAVLVDPGDEPEAIEALVARHGLTPKYILNTHAHLDHVGAVFHFQQKLGLPFYLHPGDREWLEGLPLQARMFGVAASPVPKVDRWIAHGESYPLGKRRIEVIHTPGHTPGGCCLFLRDDRILLTGDTLFAGSVGRTDFPGGSWEQLEASIKGRLFPLGDDVTFWSGHGLASTLGEERASNPYVGEGGRRGALGKKFV